The Mycobacteriales bacterium genome includes a region encoding these proteins:
- the nuoN gene encoding NADH-quinone oxidoreductase subunit NuoN, with amino-acid sequence VLGIGSVLLVSDRSPALDGGAFVAQAATAPGSADERAGVVAGYAQTEVFPLLMFAVTGMMLFPASNDLLIMFVALEVLSLPLYLMCGLARRRRLLSQEAAVKYFLLGAFSSAFFLYGLALLYGYANTVSLAGIQAATLTSAHNDNLLFLGLGLLAVGLLFKIGAAPFQSWIPDVYQGAPTPITAFMAAATKVAAFGALLRLFYVSFNGLGWEWRPVAWAVAILTMVVGSVMAVTQTDVKRMLAYSSVAHAGFILIGVIALNKSGLSGSLFYLLTYGLTTIGAFGTLTLIRDPDGEATHLSRWAGLGRRSPLVGGIFALFLLALAGIPLTSGFTGKFAIFAAGVAGGATPLVIVGVIASAAAAFFYVRVIVMMFFTEPVADGPVVATPGGGTAGAIAIAVAATVLLGVFPQPLLDLANRAVPFYH; translated from the coding sequence GTGCTCGGCATCGGCAGCGTGCTGCTGGTGTCCGACCGCTCGCCTGCCCTCGACGGTGGGGCGTTCGTGGCGCAGGCGGCAACCGCGCCCGGCTCGGCGGACGAGCGGGCGGGCGTGGTCGCCGGCTACGCGCAGACCGAAGTCTTCCCGCTGCTGATGTTCGCAGTGACCGGAATGATGCTTTTCCCGGCGTCGAACGACCTGCTGATCATGTTCGTCGCGTTGGAAGTGCTCTCGCTGCCGCTGTACCTGATGTGCGGTCTGGCGCGCCGTCGCCGCCTGCTCAGCCAGGAAGCGGCTGTCAAGTACTTCCTGCTCGGTGCCTTCTCCTCGGCGTTCTTCCTGTACGGGCTGGCGCTGTTGTACGGCTACGCCAACACCGTCTCCCTGGCGGGGATCCAGGCGGCGACGCTGACCAGCGCCCACAACGACAACCTGCTGTTCCTGGGCCTCGGCCTGCTGGCTGTCGGGTTGTTGTTCAAGATCGGCGCCGCACCGTTCCAGTCATGGATCCCCGACGTCTACCAGGGCGCGCCGACCCCGATCACGGCGTTCATGGCCGCCGCGACGAAGGTCGCCGCGTTCGGTGCGTTGCTGCGGCTGTTCTACGTCTCGTTCAACGGCCTCGGCTGGGAGTGGCGCCCGGTGGCCTGGGCGGTCGCCATCCTCACGATGGTGGTCGGCTCGGTGATGGCCGTCACCCAGACCGACGTGAAGCGCATGCTCGCCTACTCCTCGGTCGCGCACGCCGGGTTCATCCTCATCGGGGTCATCGCGCTGAACAAGTCGGGGCTGTCCGGCTCGCTGTTCTACCTGCTGACCTACGGGTTGACCACGATCGGCGCGTTCGGCACCCTCACGCTGATCCGCGATCCTGACGGCGAGGCCACGCACCTGTCCCGCTGGGCCGGGCTGGGGCGGCGCTCGCCACTGGTCGGCGGCATCTTCGCGTTGTTCCTGCTCGCGCTGGCCGGCATCCCGTTGACCTCCGGTTTCACCGGGAAGTTCGCGATCTTCGCGGCAGGGGTAGCGGGTGGCGCGACACCGCTGGTCATCGTCGGTGTCATCGCCAGCGCGGCGGCGGCCTTCTTCTACGTTCGCGTGATCGTGATGATGTTCTTCACCGAACCGGTCGCTGACGGTCCGGTCGTGGCGACGCCGGGCGGCGGTACGGCGGGCGCGATCGCGATCGCCGTTGCGGCGACGGTGCTCCTCGGCGTCTTCCCCCAGCCGCTGCTGGACCTTGCCAACCGCGCCGTGCCGTTCTACCACTAG
- a CDS encoding polyprenyl synthetase family protein: MTSKSTAGVLGMTIASELDASLTRGLAAVEDALLASVTTGDGFVNEAATHLVAAGGKRFRPLVTLLAAQFGDPAAAGVVPAAVVVELTHLATLYHDDVMDEADMRRGADSANSRWGNSIAILTGDYLFARASDVLADLGPEAVRLQAQTFGRLVQGQIHETIGPGDGDDPVEHYLQVIADKTGSLIGTSARFGALLSGVPANQVDQLTEWGERIGIAFQLSDDLLDVASDSVESGKTPGTDLREHVPTLPVLLLRRAGRAEDADLLAALDGDLSDDATLAGVLGQLRAHPVMEEAADVTRFWGAQARASLAGLPDGDARAALESLCDVVVNRRL, encoded by the coding sequence GTGACGTCGAAGAGCACGGCGGGGGTGCTCGGCATGACGATCGCGTCGGAGCTCGACGCGTCGCTGACGCGTGGCCTCGCCGCCGTCGAGGACGCCCTGCTCGCGTCGGTCACGACCGGCGACGGGTTCGTCAACGAGGCGGCGACGCATCTCGTCGCGGCGGGCGGCAAGCGCTTCCGGCCGCTGGTGACGCTGCTCGCGGCGCAGTTCGGTGATCCGGCGGCGGCCGGCGTCGTACCTGCCGCTGTCGTCGTCGAGCTCACTCACCTCGCGACGCTCTACCACGACGACGTCATGGACGAGGCCGACATGCGTCGGGGCGCCGACTCGGCGAACAGCCGGTGGGGCAACTCGATCGCCATCCTCACCGGCGACTATCTGTTCGCGCGGGCCTCCGACGTGCTTGCCGACCTCGGCCCGGAAGCCGTGCGGCTGCAGGCGCAGACCTTCGGCCGCCTCGTCCAGGGTCAGATTCACGAGACCATCGGACCCGGCGACGGCGACGACCCGGTGGAGCACTACCTGCAGGTGATCGCCGACAAAACCGGATCGTTGATCGGTACGTCGGCGCGCTTCGGCGCCCTGCTGTCAGGCGTGCCGGCGAACCAGGTCGATCAGCTGACCGAGTGGGGTGAGCGGATCGGCATCGCCTTCCAGCTCTCCGACGACCTGCTCGACGTGGCGTCGGACTCGGTCGAGTCCGGCAAGACGCCAGGGACCGATCTGCGCGAGCACGTGCCGACGCTGCCGGTCTTGCTGCTGCGCCGCGCCGGCCGGGCCGAGGACGCTGACCTGCTGGCTGCCCTCGACGGTGATCTCAGCGACGACGCGACGCTCGCCGGCGTCCTCGGGCAACTGCGGGCGCACCCGGTCATGGAGGAGGCGGCCGACGTCACCCGGTTCTGGGGTGC